The proteins below come from a single candidate division WOR-3 bacterium genomic window:
- the rsmA gene encoding 16S rRNA (adenine(1518)-N(6)/adenine(1519)-N(6))-dimethyltransferase RsmA produces MLKDFSQLIKRVKPKKSLSQVFLKNKKIAQRIIDSLELRGDETVLEIGVGDGILTEQLVNKTKFVYGIEIDKRLVDLLLEKFKNIENLELICKDILQYDISDKKDLIIVGNIPFSISTPLIFWLLKYRNHFQKAVLSFQKEFAFKLLAKIKTKDYSPITIITDNFFIKKSLFVIERKYFSPPPKVSAMVMLIIPRERPFYDVDYESFFRFLRKIFSQRRKKLVNIISNNFGKEKLEILKELSIDLTKRPEEIELKEYYLLFTNLAK; encoded by the coding sequence ATGCTAAAAGACTTTTCGCAATTAATTAAAAGAGTAAAACCAAAAAAATCCTTATCCCAAGTCTTTTTAAAGAATAAAAAGATTGCCCAAAGGATAATAGATTCTTTAGAGTTAAGAGGTGATGAAACTGTTTTGGAAATTGGTGTTGGTGACGGAATTCTAACTGAACAGTTAGTAAATAAAACAAAATTTGTCTACGGAATAGAAATTGATAAAAGATTGGTTGACCTCTTATTAGAGAAATTTAAAAATATAGAAAATTTGGAGTTAATTTGTAAAGATATTTTACAATATGATATTAGTGATAAAAAAGATTTAATAATTGTCGGCAATATTCCTTTTAGTATCTCTACACCACTTATTTTTTGGCTATTAAAATACCGTAACCATTTTCAAAAAGCAGTGCTCTCTTTCCAAAAAGAGTTTGCTTTCAAATTATTGGCAAAAATTAAAACTAAAGATTACTCACCAATAACTATTATAACCGATAATTTTTTTATTAAAAAAAGCCTTTTTGTAATTGAAAGAAAATATTTTTCACCACCACCAAAAGTTTCCGCAATGGTAATGTTGATTATTCCGCGAGAAAGACCTTTTTATGATGTTGATTATGAAAGTTTCTTTAGATTTTTGAGAAAGATTTTTTCTCAGCGAAGAAAAAAATTAGTAAATATTATTTCTAATAATTTTGGTAAAGAAAAATTGGAAATTTTAAAAGAATTATCTATTGATTTAACTAAAAGACCAGAGGAGATTGAGTTAAAAGAGTATTATCTTCTTTTTACTAATCTTGCCAAATAA
- a CDS encoding TatD family hydrolase — translation MFCDIHAHLTEEDYKLDFPLVIERAKKEGVNLIILVGIDLEDSRKLIEIIKQDKILYGNVGIHPHEADRVREEDIKEIYKLLKEEKICGIGEIGLDFYKNYSQKENQIKVFKELVKIAKEFDLPMNIHLRESHREGLKILKEINYFKGVLHCFSGNEEILKTAIDLGLYISYSGVITFGSQRLEKLLKKTPLDRLLLETDAPYLTPVPKRGERNEPTYIKYIYQKVSEILEIELKELEKKVEENAKRLFAIN, via the coding sequence ATGTTTTGTGATATCCACGCCCATCTAACAGAAGAGGATTACAAATTAGATTTTCCATTAGTAATTGAAAGAGCAAAGAAAGAGGGAGTTAATTTAATTATTTTAGTAGGTATTGATTTAGAAGATAGTAGGAAACTAATTGAAATTATAAAACAAGATAAAATTCTTTACGGTAATGTCGGTATTCATCCTCACGAGGCTGACCGAGTAAGAGAAGAAGATATCAAAGAAATTTATAAATTATTGAAAGAAGAAAAAATTTGTGGCATCGGTGAAATTGGTTTAGATTTTTATAAGAATTATTCTCAAAAAGAAAATCAAATAAAAGTTTTTAAAGAACTAGTAAAGATTGCTAAAGAATTTGATTTGCCAATGAATATCCATCTGCGCGAAAGTCATCGAGAAGGTCTTAAAATTTTGAAAGAAATAAATTATTTTAAAGGTGTATTACATTGTTTTTCTGGCAATGAAGAGATTTTAAAAACGGCTATTGATTTAGGTCTTTATATATCTTATTCCGGAGTAATCACTTTTGGTAGTCAAAGATTAGAAAAACTTTTAAAGAAAACGCCTTTAGATAGATTATTATTAGAAACTGATGCTCCTTATTTAACACCGGTTCCGAAAAGAGGGGAGAGGAATGAACCTACCTATATTAAATATATTTATCAAAAAGTGAGCGAAATTTTAGAAATCGAATTAAAAGAATTAGAAAAGAAAGTTGAAGAAAATGCTAAAAGACTTTTCGCAATTAATTAA